The bacterium DNA window ACGCGCAGCACGTTCCACGCGCGCGACTTCAGCGACCTTCAGGCCCTGGCGGCGCTGAAGCGCCGCCAGGGCCTGACGATCAGCCTCGGCCTCCCCGCCCTCAACGAAGAGGCCACGATCGGCGACGAGATCGCGGTCCTCCGGCGCGCCCTCATGAACGACGTGCCGCTGCTCGACGAGATCGCGGTCATCGACAGCGGCTCCGCTGACCGCACGGTCGCCGTGGCCCGCGGGCTCGGCGTGCCGGCCTACCAGCACGCGGAGATCCTACCGGAGACGGGGACGTTCGAGGGCAAGGGCGAGGCGCTCTGGAAGAGCCTGCACGTCCTGCGCGGCGACCTCATCGTCTGGCTCGACACCGACATCCGCAACATCCACCCGCAGTTCGTCTACGGCCTCCTCGGACCGCTGCTGCGCGAGCCGCGCATCGCCTACGTGAAAGGCTACTATCAGCGGCCGCTCACCGACGGCCCGTCCCAGTCCGCGAACGGCGGGGGACGCGTCACGG harbors:
- a CDS encoding glucosyl-3-phosphoglycerate synthase encodes the protein MTACPWRSAVDAWFTRSTFHARDFSDLQALAALKRRQGLTISLGLPALNEEATIGDEIAVLRRALMNDVPLLDEIAVIDSGSADRTVAVARGLGVPAYQHAEILPETGTFEGKGEALWKSLHVLRGDLIVWLDTDIRNIHPQFVYGLLGPLLREPRIAYVKGYYQRPLTDGPSQSANGGGRVTELTARPLLNLFFPELSGVIQPLAGEYAGRRELLERLPFFTGYGVEIGHLIDILERFGLDRIGQVDLDTRVHRNRELGSLSLMAFAIIQVVMARVGDRAGYPLRRQMNTAMKLIRTGPSPALDVKELREHERPPIVSVPAYRTRGAAVAARD